The following are encoded in a window of Kiritimatiellia bacterium genomic DNA:
- a CDS encoding LysM peptidoglycan-binding domain-containing protein, with the protein MKNMNPLRLTGRGAAVLIAAVFFAAGCSRQVARLDERDFHDPLLRKAQSRIRQGDKDGAVASLHKALERKPELAQAHLELALLYDDYKKDYVGAIYHYQRYLERRPETQKRRLIEDLIRKAKMSFAASVSDQFPEAEKKLLALEEENRRLKISLREVRENMAKLLAGGEKPPVASASRPPVKNQPGGQFPPSAADSTVYYVQEGDTLSLIAARFYRNPRKWNVIFEANRAQLPTPERLRNGQALIIPALVPPAGGNPAGAVP; encoded by the coding sequence ATGAAAAACATGAATCCATTGCGGCTGACCGGCCGGGGCGCCGCTGTCCTGATTGCGGCGGTCTTTTTCGCGGCGGGTTGTTCCCGGCAGGTTGCGCGGCTTGATGAGCGCGATTTTCATGACCCGTTGCTCCGCAAGGCGCAGTCCCGCATCCGCCAGGGCGACAAGGATGGCGCCGTTGCGTCCCTGCACAAGGCGCTGGAAAGAAAACCGGAACTAGCGCAGGCCCATCTGGAACTGGCGTTGCTTTATGATGATTATAAAAAGGATTACGTCGGGGCAATTTATCACTACCAGCGCTATCTTGAGAGGCGTCCCGAAACCCAGAAGCGCCGGTTGATTGAGGATTTGATCCGCAAGGCGAAGATGTCCTTTGCCGCTTCGGTTTCGGACCAGTTTCCGGAAGCGGAGAAAAAACTGCTGGCTCTGGAGGAAGAAAATCGCCGCTTGAAAATCAGTTTGCGCGAGGTGCGGGAAAATATGGCCAAGCTTCTCGCCGGCGGGGAAAAGCCGCCGGTTGCATCCGCGTCCCGTCCGCCTGTGAAAAATCAGCCGGGCGGGCAATTCCCGCCGTCCGCGGCGGATTCCACGGTGTATTATGTCCAGGAAGGGGACACGCTTTCTTTGATTGCCGCCAGATTTTACCGTAACCCGAGAAAATGGAATGTGATTTTTGAGGCCAACCGCGCGCAGTTGCCGACCCCCGAACGGCTGCGGAACGGACAGGCCCTGATCATCCCCGCCTTGGTTCCGCCGGCCGGGGGAAATCCAGCCGGGGCCGTTCCCTGA
- a CDS encoding response regulator codes for MHSLKIFIVEDERIVALDLQNRLARLGHEIIGNFASAGETLERMKTLRPDLVLTDIKLGAGMDGIELARAVREQYGLPVVFATAYSDDQTLARVKASGACGFITKPFTDAELQATIEIGVHEHDLAAKLEQSERQYRRLFDDAPVGYHEIDLMGNLVRVNRAELEMLGYTAAEMIGRPVWEFLRESGPAREMIAGKLSKGKINPRPFETNYLRRDGVSLPVLEKDYSICSGNGEFLGILSTIQDLSLLKEEQAKRMSLEASLRRAEKLESLAAMAGGLAHELNNQLMAVQGNAALALLNQSPDAGEAREYLQNVLTACQRSTMVLKQLLVCAGMDKGEFSPVNLSEIAVDTVASLKELAAGNAKLHLRLEKNLPPINGNAAQLKQLFSILVANSLDAVRGKGGGTGGIIQIETGIVRRHKNGSNGEIILRAGPSAPGRRCYLSVTDNGHGMDAATRSKLFDPFFSTKGVGRGLGLSAALGIVKNHAGDIMVKTASDGGTTVRIVLPCVKTGRK; via the coding sequence ATGCACAGCCTGAAAATTTTTATCGTTGAGGACGAGCGGATCGTGGCGTTGGACCTGCAGAACAGGCTGGCGCGCCTCGGCCATGAAATTATCGGCAATTTCGCCTCGGCGGGGGAAACATTAGAAAGGATGAAAACGCTCCGTCCGGACCTTGTGCTCACGGATATTAAGCTCGGCGCCGGCATGGACGGGATTGAGCTGGCCCGTGCTGTGCGTGAGCAATACGGCTTGCCGGTTGTTTTTGCGACCGCCTATTCGGACGATCAAACGCTGGCCCGCGTCAAAGCCAGCGGCGCCTGCGGTTTTATTACCAAGCCTTTTACGGATGCCGAGCTCCAGGCTACCATTGAGATCGGCGTTCATGAGCACGACTTGGCGGCAAAGCTGGAGCAAAGCGAGCGGCAATACCGCCGTTTGTTTGACGATGCGCCCGTCGGTTACCACGAGATAGATCTCATGGGCAATCTGGTGCGGGTTAATCGGGCGGAACTGGAAATGCTTGGATATACCGCCGCCGAAATGATCGGGCGGCCGGTTTGGGAGTTTCTGCGCGAGAGCGGCCCGGCCCGCGAGATGATCGCCGGGAAACTAAGCAAGGGAAAAATAAATCCCCGCCCTTTTGAAACAAATTATCTGCGCCGCGACGGCGTTTCGCTTCCTGTCCTGGAGAAGGATTATTCCATCTGTTCGGGCAACGGAGAATTTCTCGGGATACTCAGCACTATTCAGGATCTATCGTTGTTAAAAGAGGAGCAGGCGAAACGGATGTCGCTTGAAGCAAGCCTGCGACGGGCCGAGAAACTGGAAAGCCTTGCCGCCATGGCCGGCGGTCTGGCGCATGAATTGAACAATCAGCTGATGGCCGTTCAGGGGAATGCGGCCCTGGCCCTGCTGAACCAGTCCCCCGATGCCGGAGAGGCGCGTGAATATCTCCAGAACGTTCTGACGGCGTGCCAGCGGTCAACAATGGTGCTGAAACAACTGCTGGTTTGCGCCGGCATGGATAAGGGTGAATTCAGTCCGGTTAATCTTTCGGAAATTGCCGTTGATACGGTTGCCTCCTTGAAAGAGCTTGCCGCCGGCAATGCGAAACTGCATTTACGCCTGGAAAAAAATCTGCCGCCGATCAACGGCAATGCCGCTCAGTTGAAACAGTTGTTCTCCATTCTGGTCGCCAACTCGCTGGATGCCGTCAGGGGGAAAGGCGGAGGAACGGGAGGGATTATTCAAATTGAAACGGGGATTGTCCGGCGGCATAAAAACGGGAGTAACGGTGAAATCATTCTGCGCGCCGGCCCCTCTGCGCCCGGCCGGCGCTGTTATTTGAGCGTTACGGACAACGGACACGGCATGGACGCGGCCACCCGCTCAAAATTGTTTGATCCCTTTTTTAGCACCAAGGGGGTCGGCCGCGGACTAGGATTGTCAGCCGCGCTGGGCATAGTGAAAAACCATGCGGGCGACATCATGGTGAAAACCGCGTCGGACGGCGGGACAACGGTGCGGATTGTTCTGCCCTGCGTGAAGACCGGAAGGAAATAA
- a CDS encoding MBL fold metallo-hydrolase codes for MKVIFVGTAPCTPDIGKEAASFMINKNILVDTGWCNVLKMREYGLDAADIKYLVLTHLHQDHYLGLPHLLFYLWSRRSAGKAVCPLTIVGPSRNVCEIVETSKKFLQWERFPELVIDIDVVPIVPGETYTGDDFILETIAAKHVSGGKVAAEALAGKITYPAAGNTMVFSGDTSFHPPLAEFARKTPLLIHDAAHSAPEEAAQIAKMAGAERLYLIHGQQKEEMLDDVRRIFPKTFIAREGLAVDF; via the coding sequence ATGAAGGTGATTTTTGTCGGCACGGCGCCCTGCACGCCGGATATCGGGAAAGAGGCCGCCTCTTTCATGATCAACAAGAATATCCTGGTGGACACCGGCTGGTGCAATGTGCTGAAGATGCGCGAATATGGGCTGGATGCCGCCGATATTAAATATCTTGTCCTGACGCACCTGCACCAGGACCATTATCTGGGCCTGCCGCATTTGTTGTTTTATTTATGGAGCCGCAGATCCGCCGGCAAGGCCGTTTGTCCCCTGACGATTGTCGGTCCTTCCCGGAATGTGTGTGAAATTGTGGAGACAAGCAAAAAATTTCTTCAGTGGGAACGGTTTCCCGAGCTTGTGATAGATATTGATGTTGTCCCGATTGTTCCGGGGGAAACATACACGGGCGATGATTTTATTCTTGAAACGATTGCGGCCAAACATGTTTCCGGCGGTAAAGTGGCCGCGGAAGCCTTGGCCGGCAAAATCACTTATCCGGCCGCGGGAAATACGATGGTCTTCAGCGGGGACACCTCGTTCCATCCGCCGCTGGCCGAATTTGCGCGGAAAACGCCCCTGCTCATTCATGACGCGGCTCACAGCGCTCCGGAGGAAGCCGCCCAAATAGCGAAAATGGCCGGGGCGGAGCGGTTGTATCTGATTCATGGCCAGCAGAAGGAGGAGATGCTGGATGATGTTCGGCGCATATTTCCGAAAACGTTTATCGCAAGGGAAGGGTTGGCGGTTGATTTTTAA
- the panC gene encoding pantoate--beta-alanine ligase, which translates to MQIINSPEIMQKTALELRSQGRTIGFVPTMGFLHAGHISLVKEARRSADIVVLSIFVNPLQFGPREDFKTYPRDLARDGELCRQNGVDILFNPSAADMYARDNAVFMDENDLSKQLCGKFRENHFRGVLTVVAKLFNIVLPDAAVFGQKDAQQAMLIRRMIRDFNFPVKMVVAPIARETDGLAMSSRNACLSPEERRAAVCLSAALRQARRLYRAGERDVLVLKAAMFDLVARGKPAAIDYIEIAGAVDLKPLDKIGDENVLIALAVRIGNVRLIDNLPLPDDRLGNLSGA; encoded by the coding sequence ATGCAAATAATCAATTCGCCTGAAATCATGCAAAAAACGGCGCTTGAATTGCGCAGCCAGGGACGCACTATCGGATTCGTGCCAACCATGGGTTTCCTTCATGCCGGCCACATTTCCCTCGTCAAAGAAGCGCGCCGGTCAGCGGATATTGTTGTCCTGAGCATCTTTGTTAATCCGCTCCAGTTCGGGCCGCGGGAGGATTTCAAGACGTATCCGCGCGATCTTGCGCGGGACGGCGAGTTATGCCGGCAAAACGGCGTGGATATCCTCTTTAACCCGTCAGCGGCGGATATGTATGCGCGTGACAATGCTGTTTTTATGGATGAAAATGATTTATCAAAACAGCTTTGCGGCAAGTTTCGGGAAAATCATTTCCGCGGCGTCCTGACCGTGGTCGCCAAGCTCTTCAATATTGTTTTGCCGGACGCGGCGGTCTTCGGACAGAAGGACGCCCAGCAGGCCATGCTCATCCGGCGCATGATCCGTGATTTTAATTTTCCGGTTAAAATGGTCGTGGCCCCTATCGCGCGCGAAACGGACGGACTGGCGATGAGTTCGCGCAATGCTTGCCTCAGCCCGGAGGAAAGGCGCGCCGCGGTCTGTCTGAGCGCGGCGCTCAGACAAGCCCGCCGCCTTTATCGCGCGGGCGAACGCGATGTTTTGGTTCTCAAGGCGGCCATGTTTGATCTTGTCGCGCGGGGCAAGCCGGCCGCCATTGATTATATTGAAATTGCGGGCGCGGTTGATCTCAAGCCATTGGATAAAATCGGCGATGAAAACGTTCTGATTGCGCTTGCGGTCCGCATTGGCAATGTCCGTTTGATTGACAATCTTCCGCTCCCCGACGACCGCTTGGGCAACTTGTCCGGTGCTTGA
- the trmD gene encoding tRNA (guanosine(37)-N1)-methyltransferase TrmD: MQPPLRIDVITIFPKILSAFLAESILKRAAEKQAVIYNIINMRDFTGDRHQTVDDRPYGGGPGMVIKPEPVFKAVESIKTQEARVILMSPQGRVFNQAEARALGGAGHLIFICGNYEGVDERVSQALVTDEISIGDYVLTNGALAAAVVIDAIVRLLPNVLGAEESAAMDSFGEYALEHPQYTRPEVFRGMKVPPVLLSGNHAEIERWRKEQSRARTRARRPDLAAGGAVKTPPARETGQNNCLTDRIKNVD, translated from the coding sequence ATGCAGCCACCGCTCAGAATTGATGTTATCACCATCTTTCCGAAAATCCTGTCGGCATTTCTGGCCGAAAGCATTTTGAAACGCGCCGCCGAAAAACAGGCGGTGATTTACAACATCATCAACATGAGGGATTTCACCGGCGACCGGCACCAGACGGTTGACGACCGCCCCTACGGCGGCGGTCCGGGAATGGTCATCAAGCCCGAGCCGGTATTCAAGGCGGTGGAATCGATAAAAACGCAGGAGGCGCGCGTCATATTAATGTCGCCCCAGGGAAGGGTCTTCAACCAGGCGGAAGCCCGCGCCCTGGGCGGCGCCGGCCATCTGATTTTTATCTGCGGCAATTACGAGGGCGTGGACGAGCGCGTCAGCCAGGCGCTCGTTACCGACGAGATTTCAATCGGGGATTACGTCCTGACCAACGGCGCGCTGGCGGCGGCGGTCGTGATTGACGCCATCGTGCGCCTCCTGCCGAACGTCCTCGGGGCGGAAGAATCGGCCGCCATGGATTCTTTCGGAGAGTATGCATTGGAACATCCGCAATACACGCGGCCGGAGGTATTCCGCGGAATGAAAGTGCCGCCGGTCCTGCTCTCGGGCAACCATGCGGAAATAGAGCGCTGGCGAAAAGAACAGTCGCGGGCCAGGACGCGCGCGCGGCGGCCCGACCTGGCCGCAGGCGGCGCGGTCAAAACGCCCCCCGCCCGCGAAACCGGACAAAATAACTGCTTGACCGATCGCATAAAAAATGTAGATTAA
- a CDS encoding YraN family protein has translation MWKRIVSLVTRRRARMTPRQRSGLWGEREAESILQAKGYKILGRRTRVGPRDEIDLIARSGNMLVFIEVKTRLNEEFGRPLAAVDRQKRFRMSRAAVRYLKKLKKQPASFRFDVVEIIGHPDGRQPVVRHIENAFPLPKNFRVP, from the coding sequence ATGTGGAAACGCATTGTATCCCTTGTAACCCGCCGCAGAGCGCGCATGACGCCGCGCCAGCGCAGCGGGCTGTGGGGCGAACGCGAAGCGGAAAGCATCCTGCAAGCGAAAGGATACAAAATTCTCGGCCGGCGGACCCGCGTGGGACCGCGGGACGAAATTGACCTGATTGCGCGTTCCGGCAACATGCTTGTTTTCATTGAGGTCAAAACCCGCCTTAACGAGGAATTCGGCCGGCCGCTCGCGGCGGTTGACCGCCAAAAACGCTTTCGCATGTCCCGGGCGGCCGTCCGCTACCTTAAAAAACTCAAAAAACAGCCGGCCAGTTTCCGTTTTGACGTCGTTGAAATTATCGGACATCCGGACGGCCGGCAGCCGGTTGTCCGCCATATTGAAAACGCCTTCCCCCTGCCGAAAAATTTTCGCGTGCCTTGA
- a CDS encoding right-handed parallel beta-helix repeat-containing protein gives MNESTGFFNHPHGSPAAIVVAASNSMWKDKADIVCAGVDDQEQIQAAIDALPPGGGRVELLDGRFNISMPIKIAKKCRLIGQGDHSVLFLARAPVSLLSSGAGKGQPVLNLVDAVGFRAQMQITIVGPENRTAMNIQSVGDNKLVLDGNLPVGYTAQSRARVWATFPLVNICGADGVVLRNLAIDGNRKEQVVFEFIGDSYTKGGTGFYEACHAIHVCDGSKNITIKNCRIYNTQAEGILANNAGPNLTFAGNRLEDIGDKGICIVRTPGPGIISGNYIRGTGKSANFVPHTHIWGWGDCVNVHPPSGAGWVITNNIFQEALRSGIRATGCSHSIISNNFVSDCGDSGIIVNARHQNTIAGNSVFRNADGITIAFASRVNCQNGGTIVTGNIIDQNRRNGVMFCGARHSLIQGNTITNNGRHGIFITNRAYDISQEQERWPEYPVRGGGNPDRIIVSSNIVSGNSQAKDKSYDNIHVNSSSNILVAGNICDGGESECKPGCDLRVLENCREVTVKDNRTGTTGE, from the coding sequence TGCGTTGCCACCCGGCGGCGGCAGAGTTGAACTGCTTGACGGCCGGTTCAATATATCCATGCCGATAAAGATCGCAAAAAAATGCCGGCTGATTGGGCAAGGGGATCATTCCGTTTTGTTCCTGGCGCGCGCGCCGGTCAGCTTGTTATCATCCGGCGCCGGGAAGGGGCAGCCGGTCCTTAATCTGGTTGACGCGGTCGGATTCAGGGCGCAGATGCAAATCACCATCGTGGGGCCGGAAAATCGCACTGCGATGAATATTCAATCCGTCGGAGACAACAAGCTGGTGCTTGATGGCAATCTGCCGGTTGGGTATACCGCCCAAAGCCGGGCCAGGGTTTGGGCGACATTTCCACTCGTGAATATTTGCGGCGCGGACGGCGTTGTGCTTCGGAATCTCGCGATTGACGGCAACCGCAAAGAACAGGTTGTTTTTGAATTTATCGGCGATAGTTACACGAAAGGAGGCACCGGTTTCTACGAAGCATGCCATGCGATTCACGTCTGCGATGGCAGTAAAAACATTACGATAAAAAATTGCCGAATTTATAACACGCAGGCCGAAGGCATCCTTGCGAATAACGCAGGGCCGAATTTGACCTTTGCCGGTAATCGGCTGGAAGATATTGGCGATAAGGGCATTTGCATCGTAAGGACGCCTGGCCCGGGTATTATCAGCGGAAATTATATCAGAGGAACGGGAAAGAGCGCCAACTTTGTCCCGCACACGCATATTTGGGGATGGGGTGATTGCGTCAATGTCCATCCTCCTTCAGGCGCGGGATGGGTGATAACAAACAATATTTTTCAGGAGGCGCTGCGAAGCGGGATTCGCGCGACAGGCTGCTCGCATTCAATCATATCAAATAATTTCGTGAGTGATTGCGGGGATTCCGGCATCATCGTCAATGCCCGTCACCAAAACACCATTGCCGGCAATTCCGTGTTTCGTAATGCCGACGGCATAACGATCGCGTTTGCTTCCCGGGTGAACTGTCAGAATGGCGGAACGATTGTAACGGGCAATATAATTGACCAGAACCGACGTAACGGCGTTATGTTTTGCGGCGCCCGGCACAGTCTTATTCAGGGGAATACCATCACGAATAACGGCAGACACGGCATTTTTATAACCAACCGCGCCTACGATATTTCCCAGGAACAGGAGCGGTGGCCGGAATACCCCGTGCGGGGCGGAGGGAATCCGGACCGGATCATCGTTTCCAGCAATATTGTCAGCGGGAATTCACAAGCTAAAGATAAATCCTACGATAATATCCATGTTAATAGTTCAAGCAATATCCTTGTTGCCGGGAACATCTGCGACGGGGGCGAATCGGAGTGCAAACCGGGATGCGATTTGCGCGTTCTTGAAAATTGCCGAGAGGTCACAGTCAAGGACAACCGTACCGGAACAACCGGCGAATGA
- a CDS encoding amidohydrolase family protein — MFDGHIHVRPGHAGRKSLIRKMRQAGVGGGILLSQSPHCAASAGTIKTWRERLDHVLEWCCLSREFYPFFWIDPLENDALRQAQAAVERGINGFKVICDYFEPGDRRAMKIFQAIAETKRPILFHSGILWDGKPSSVYNRPVLFEALLRVRGLKFSLAHISWPWCDELLAVYGKFLAAYTSRPELDVELFIDVTPGTPEIYRREALYKLFKIGYDVENNVIFGSDCSANDYNFSWVKKWVQYDRRIMRSLGVSSRTMGKVFGGNARRFLGLTSARVLKKSLRVAE; from the coding sequence ATGTTTGATGGTCATATCCATGTCAGACCCGGTCATGCCGGGCGTAAATCTTTAATCCGGAAAATGCGGCAGGCCGGCGTGGGTGGCGGCATTCTGCTGTCTCAGTCGCCGCATTGCGCCGCATCCGCGGGAACAATCAAAACCTGGCGGGAACGTCTGGATCATGTCCTGGAATGGTGTTGCCTTTCCCGTGAGTTTTATCCGTTTTTCTGGATAGACCCCCTGGAAAATGATGCTTTGCGTCAGGCGCAGGCGGCGGTGGAGCGGGGGATTAACGGGTTCAAGGTCATTTGCGATTATTTTGAGCCGGGCGACCGCCGGGCCATGAAAATCTTTCAGGCGATTGCCGAGACCAAGCGTCCGATCTTATTTCATTCCGGAATTTTATGGGACGGCAAGCCCTCATCCGTTTACAACCGACCGGTGCTTTTTGAAGCGTTATTGCGGGTGCGGGGATTGAAATTCTCCCTGGCGCATATATCCTGGCCGTGGTGTGACGAGTTGCTGGCCGTGTATGGAAAATTTCTGGCGGCGTATACCAGCCGGCCGGAACTGGATGTTGAGCTTTTTATTGACGTAACGCCCGGCACGCCGGAAATCTACCGGCGCGAGGCGTTGTATAAATTGTTCAAGATCGGATACGATGTTGAAAACAACGTGATTTTTGGTTCGGACTGTTCGGCGAATGATTACAATTTTTCCTGGGTTAAAAAATGGGTTCAATATGACCGCCGAATCATGAGGTCGCTTGGCGTTTCGTCCCGGACTATGGGGAAAGTATTCGGCGGCAACGCGCGGCGGTTCCTCGGTTTGACATCCGCAAGGGTCTTGAAAAAATCTTTGCGCGTTGCGGAATGA
- a CDS encoding iron-containing alcohol dehydrogenase, whose product MNAGIQNATEKHRRMHALGPDSPIIPAAVVFPGHTISGADAALKLIAECARFGKRGVIVHGRSLAQSGKLKSILDKTPAGLQIACRGHGGGEPTLSHLKDALAFTRECRADWIAGVGGGSVLDLAKACAGLFKAGKELEAYHDGAPIETPGIPFAAVPATAGTGSEATINSVLTNTEKRRKQSIKNPLLIARLVILDHVLLESCPKQTIAYAGLDAFTQAIEAYTSRMACWLSDQLGLKAIGLIAANLEKVYRGGGRAAGKGLLLGSYLAGLSFSMARLGVVHGLAHPLGVRYHAPHGLVCGVCLPHAIELNRPAMGGKYEVMSRTIGGDLLVFTRRLLERFKIASPFKGKEIIAKETVIRETLKSWSTAANAKPVTATDVEFLLKRLFDKIYV is encoded by the coding sequence ATGAATGCGGGAATTCAAAACGCAACCGAAAAACATCGCCGGATGCATGCCCTTGGGCCGGACTCGCCCATAATACCCGCCGCGGTTGTGTTTCCCGGTCATACAATCAGCGGCGCGGATGCCGCGCTCAAACTGATTGCGGAATGCGCCCGTTTTGGAAAACGAGGCGTGATCGTGCACGGCCGTTCCCTGGCGCAAAGCGGCAAATTGAAGAGCATTCTGGATAAGACTCCGGCCGGCCTCCAAATCGCCTGCCGCGGACACGGCGGCGGCGAGCCGACGCTTTCTCATTTGAAAGACGCCCTGGCGTTTACGAGGGAATGCCGCGCCGACTGGATAGCCGGCGTGGGCGGGGGCAGCGTGCTGGATTTGGCCAAGGCGTGCGCCGGCCTTTTTAAGGCCGGGAAGGAATTGGAGGCTTATCATGACGGCGCGCCGATTGAGACGCCCGGCATCCCGTTTGCCGCCGTGCCGGCCACCGCCGGCACGGGTTCGGAAGCGACCATCAATTCCGTTCTGACGAACACGGAAAAGCGCCGGAAACAATCAATCAAAAACCCGCTCCTGATCGCCAGGCTCGTAATTCTTGATCACGTTTTGCTGGAATCTTGCCCGAAACAAACGATCGCTTATGCCGGCCTGGACGCTTTTACCCAGGCGATAGAAGCCTATACCAGCCGCATGGCCTGCTGGCTGAGCGACCAGCTCGGGCTGAAGGCGATCGGTCTTATTGCCGCCAACCTTGAAAAAGTTTATCGCGGCGGAGGGCGCGCGGCCGGAAAGGGACTGCTCCTGGGCAGTTACCTGGCCGGTCTTTCCTTTTCCATGGCGCGTCTGGGCGTGGTGCACGGCCTGGCGCACCCGCTCGGGGTCCGGTATCATGCCCCGCATGGCTTGGTTTGCGGCGTCTGTCTGCCGCATGCCATTGAATTAAACCGGCCGGCAATGGGCGGGAAATATGAAGTCATGAGCCGGACAATCGGCGGCGATCTGCTTGTTTTTACGCGCCGCTTGCTGGAACGTTTTAAAATTGCCTCGCCGTTCAAGGGCAAGGAAATTATCGCGAAGGAAACGGTAATCCGCGAGACCCTGAAATCATGGTCGACCGCGGCCAATGCCAAGCCCGTGACCGCAACCGACGTGGAATTTTTGCTGAAAAGACTGTTTGATAAGATATACGTTTGA
- the rplS gene encoding 50S ribosomal protein L19: protein MASDITAKIDAENRSKIKHPPFQIGDTIRVSVKIKEGDKERVQAYSGILIARHGSGATATITVRKTSFGEDVERIFPLHSPNITAIKVEFSGKARRAKLYYLRKRTGKQARLASAEA, encoded by the coding sequence ATGGCTTCTGATATCACCGCTAAAATTGACGCTGAAAACCGCTCCAAGATCAAGCATCCGCCGTTCCAGATCGGGGACACCATCCGGGTCTCGGTAAAAATCAAGGAGGGCGACAAGGAACGCGTGCAGGCTTATTCCGGAATCCTCATCGCCCGGCACGGCTCGGGCGCAACCGCAACCATTACCGTCCGGAAAACTTCTTTTGGCGAGGACGTGGAACGCATATTCCCGCTTCATTCCCCCAACATCACCGCCATTAAAGTTGAGTTTTCAGGCAAAGCCAGACGGGCCAAGCTCTATTATCTCCGCAAACGCACCGGAAAACAGGCCCGCTTGGCCAGCGCCGAAGCTTAA
- a CDS encoding MBL fold metallo-hydrolase — protein sequence MKTKIYLIGTASGIPTWNRYTESVALKIGDNLYLLDAGEPCSASMVRLGINYNRIRAVFISHMDPDHFAGLPMLIQTMELSQKRNGLPLKIFLPPKACRPVKEYLRMMYLMPETLSFKLEFIPLKEGEIYKNAKTSFSVHRTNHLKRRFISRKNMAPVPTDSFAFSATMPDKRRLVYTGDIAGPRDLDAFIDKTDLLLVELAHFRPEDLFACLAGKKVGKIVCLHIHPDWNDREKEILRLGRKYLKKNVIIGTDGMKIGF from the coding sequence ATGAAGACAAAAATATATCTGATCGGAACGGCTTCCGGCATACCGACTTGGAACCGCTACACGGAGTCGGTCGCGCTTAAGATCGGCGACAATCTGTACCTTCTGGATGCCGGCGAACCGTGCAGCGCCTCCATGGTGCGGCTCGGGATAAATTACAACAGAATCAGGGCGGTCTTTATATCCCATATGGATCCAGACCATTTTGCCGGACTTCCCATGCTCATCCAGACCATGGAGCTCTCGCAGAAAAGGAATGGATTGCCGCTGAAAATATTCCTTCCTCCCAAAGCCTGCCGGCCGGTGAAAGAATATTTGCGGATGATGTATCTTATGCCCGAGACCCTTTCGTTTAAACTGGAGTTTATACCGCTGAAAGAAGGAGAAATTTACAAAAACGCAAAAACATCTTTCTCCGTTCATCGCACCAATCACCTGAAACGTCGCTTCATATCAAGAAAAAATATGGCGCCGGTGCCGACCGATAGTTTTGCTTTTTCCGCGACCATGCCGGACAAAAGACGGTTGGTTTATACGGGGGATATTGCCGGGCCGCGCGATCTGGATGCCTTTATTGATAAGACAGATTTATTGTTGGTTGAACTAGCCCACTTTAGACCGGAGGATCTCTTTGCCTGCTTGGCCGGCAAAAAAGTCGGCAAGATTGTCTGTCTCCATATTCATCCAGACTGGAACGATCGCGAAAAGGAAATTCTGCGTCTCGGCCGGAAATATCTGAAAAAAAACGTCATTATCGGGACGGATGGGATGAAAATTGGGTTTTGA
- a CDS encoding ribonuclease HII: MLEFEHQFWAKGCRRIAGVDEVGRGPLAGPVVAAAVVFARDYIEKKRGDLFASLTDSKQLSENQRNHFFALLTQSPEVEIGIGFGNATEIDKINILSATHVTMGRALSGLCSPPDHAIVDGRPVAGLPCPSTAVIKGDARSLSVAAASVIAKVVRDQWMLELDRWRPEYGFGRHKGYGTPAHIQALLKYGPTEHHRRSFRPVREIENLRNRKELFCPEL; the protein is encoded by the coding sequence TTGCTGGAATTTGAACATCAGTTCTGGGCCAAGGGATGCCGGCGCATCGCCGGAGTGGACGAAGTCGGCCGCGGCCCGCTGGCCGGCCCCGTGGTGGCCGCCGCGGTTGTGTTCGCCCGCGATTACATTGAAAAGAAACGGGGAGACCTCTTCGCAAGCCTCACCGACTCCAAGCAATTATCGGAAAACCAGCGGAACCATTTCTTTGCCCTGCTCACCCAGTCGCCGGAAGTTGAAATCGGGATTGGTTTCGGCAATGCAACCGAGATTGATAAAATCAACATCCTTTCCGCCACGCACGTTACCATGGGCCGCGCCCTGTCCGGCCTCTGTTCGCCGCCGGATCATGCCATTGTTGACGGCCGGCCGGTCGCAGGCCTGCCCTGCCCTTCAACGGCGGTGATCAAGGGGGATGCGCGCAGCCTTTCCGTTGCCGCGGCCAGTGTAATCGCCAAAGTCGTGCGCGACCAATGGATGCTGGAGCTTGACCGCTGGCGCCCGGAATACGGCTTCGGCCGCCATAAAGGTTACGGCACTCCCGCCCACATCCAGGCATTATTGAAATACGGCCCGACCGAGCATCACCGGCGTTCCTTCCGGCCGGTGCGCGAGATAGAAAACCTGCGCAACAGGAAAGAGCTTTTTTGCCCTGAACTTTAA